From a single Rosa rugosa chromosome 7, drRosRugo1.1, whole genome shotgun sequence genomic region:
- the LOC133720399 gene encoding kinesin-like protein KIN-7K, chloroplastic isoform X1, whose translation MASKHGSRSKKLGSSNSRAANSPSSSTTSSSKQYLETSIEGQSSPASSSARSKPQYFYTESLPQDAERSKENVTVTVRFRPLSPREIRQGEEIAWYADGDTILRNEHNPSIAYAYDRVFGPTTTTRHVYDVAAQHVVSGAMEGVNGTIFAYGVTSSGKTHTMHGDQRSPGIIPLAVKDAFSIIQETPNREFLLRVSYLEIYNEVVNDLLNPAGQNLRIREDAQGTFVEGIKEEVVLSPAHALSLIAAGEEHRHVGSTNFNLLSSRSHTIFTLTIESSPCGENSEGEAVNLSQLNLIDLAGSESSKAETTGVRRKEGSYINKSLLTLGTVISKLTDGRATHIPYRDSKLTRLLQSSLSGHGRVSLICTVTPSSSSSEETHNTLKFAHRAKHIEIQAAQNKIIDEKSLIKKYQNEIRNLKEELEQLKKGIVTVPQLKDAGENDILLLKQKLEDGKFKLQSRLEQEEEAKAALLGRIQRLTKLILVSTKATQPSRFPHRPGLRRRHSFGEEELAYLPYKRRDLILEDENIDLFVSPLEGNTETAGDTLKEDKKTRKHGLLNWLKLRKRDSGGGTLTSTSDKSSGMKSTSQPSTPQAENINFHAESRLSHSLLTESSPSADLLIDAIEDREVPQDKFLGQETPTTSIKSIDQIDLLREQQKILSGEVALHSSALKRLSEEVAKNPQKDGLNMEMRKLKDEIKAKNEQIALLEKKIADSLIVSPTKMDQIEISQSIAEVVAQLNEKSFELEVKAADNRIIQEQLEQKICECKELQETVASLKQQLSEALEFRNLSPIIGSQTDSRIVHAGENAVLNHTNEVFLTDKQALEIEELKQKVAEMTESKEHLELRNQKLVEESSYAKGLASAAAVELKALSEEVAKLMNHNERLAAELAASKNSPTQRRSGNTLRNGRRESHVKQNDHSGPVSEMKRELAMSKERELSYEAALTEKDKREAELQRRVEESKQREAYLENELANMWVLVAKLKKTHGAETDASESTRETRLTDGLGGW comes from the exons ATGGCGTCAAAACATGGATCACGATCGAAAAAACTAGGTTCCAGCAATTCGAGAGCTGCTAATTCTCCGTCATCTTCGACTACATCGTCTTCGAAACAATATTTGGAAACTTCTATTGAAGGGCAGAGCTCTCCTGCATCTTCTTCAGCTCGAAGTAAGCCACAGTACTTTTACACGGAAAGTTTGCCACAAGATGCGGAAAGGTCCAAAGAAAATGTCACAGTGACGGTCCGCTTTCGTCCACTCAG TCCAAGGGAAATTcgccaaggagaagaaattGCATGGTATGCAGATGGAGACACTATTCTGCGGAATGAGCATAATCCATCAATAGCTTATGCATATG ATCGGGTGTTTGGCCCTACAACCACAACACGCCATGTCTATGATGTTGCTGCTCAGCATGTTGTTAGTGGCGCTATGGAAGGAGTCAACG GTACAATTTTTGCATATGGGGTCACCAGCAGCGGGAAGACTCACACAATGcat GGTGATCAAAGGTCGCCTGGAATTATACCACTGGCTGTGAAAGATGCGTTTAGCATCATCCAAGAG ACTCCAAACCGAGAGTTTCTTCTTCGTGTGTCATACTTGGAGATCTATAATGAG GTTGTTAATGACTTGTTGAATCCAGCAGGACAGAATTTACGAATTAGAGAGGATGCTCAG GGCACCTttgttgaaggaataaaggaagAAGTAGTGCTATCCCCAGCTCATGCCCTGTCACTTATAGCAGCTGGAGAAG AGCACAGGCATGTTGGATCAACAAATTTCAATTTACTCAGTAGCAGGAGCCATACTATATTTACACTG ACAATCGAGAGTAGTCCGTGTGGGGAAAATAGTGAAGGTGAAGCTGTAAATCTGTCGCAATTG AACCTCATTGATCTGGCTGGTTCTGAGAGCTCAAAAGCTGAAACTACTGGTGTCAGACGAAAAGAAGGATCCTATATTAATAAGAGTCTGCTAACTCTAGGAACT GTTATATCAAAGTTGACGGATGGGAGGGCTACTCATATACCCTACAGGGATTCTAAACTGACCCGACTTCTCCAATCTTCGCTAAGCGGTCATGGGCGTGTCTCT CTCATCTGCACTGTTACTCCTTCATCAAGCAGTTCAGAAGAGACGCATAATACATTAAAGTTTGCGCACCGGGCAAAGCACATTGAAATTCAAGCAGCACAAAATAAG ATTATTGATGAGAAGTCACTTATCAAGAAATATCAAAATGAGATTCGTAATTTAAAGGAAGAGTTAGAACAGTTGAAGAAGGGTATTGTTACAGTTCCTCAACTAAAAGATGCTGGCGAAAATGATATTCTGCTTCtaaaacaaaag TTAGAAGATGGCAAATTCAAACTGCAATCAAGATTGGAACAAGAGGAAGAAGCCAAAGCTGCTTTGTTAGGAAGAATCCAAAGGTTGACAAAGTTGATTTTGGTCTCCACAAAAGCAACACAGCCATCAAGGTTTCCTCACCGACCTGGTCTTAGAAGAAGACATTCCTTTGGGGAAGAGGAG CTTGCATATCTACCATACAAAAGGCGGGACTTGATTTTAGAGGATGAAAACATTGACTTGTTTGTTTCTCCTCTTGAGGGGAATACTGAAACTGCTGGTGATACACTGAAGGAGGATAAGAAGACTCGGAAGCATGGACTGTTAAACTGGTTAAAGCTACGG AAACGAGATAGTGGTGGTGGGACATTGACAAGCACTAGTGATAAATCCAGTGGAATGAAATCTACTAGTCAACCATCAACACCTCAAGCAGAAAATATTAATTTTCATGCAGAATCGAGGCTTTCCCATTCTCTACTTACAGAGAGCTCTCCATCTGCTGATCTTTTGATTGATGCCATAGAGGATAGAGAGGTACCTCAGGATAAATTCCTGGGACAAGAGACACCTACG ACCAGCATAAAATCAATTGATCAGATCGATCTATTAAGAGAGCAGCAAAAAATCTTGTCCGGAGAGGTAGCACTCCATTCAAGTGCACTGAAGCGTTTGTCTGAGGAGGTGGCAAAAAACCCCCAGAAGGACGGATTAAAT ATGGAGATGCGAAAGTTAAAAGATGAAATCAAGGCGAAGAATGAACAAATAGCTCTGCTGGAAAAGAAAATTGCCGATTCGTTGATTGTTTCACCCACCAAAATGGATCAAATCGAAATATCCCAA TCTATTGCCGAAGTGGTGGCACAATTGAATGAGAAGTCCTTCGAACTCGAG GTTAAAGCTGCTGATAATCGTATTATTCAAGAGCAGCTAGAACAAAAG ATCTGCGAATGCAAAGAATTGCAGGAAACAGTTGCCTCCCTGAAGCAGCAGCTCTCTGAGGCACTGGAGTTTAGAAATTTGAGTCCAATAATCGGTTCGCAAACTGACTCAAGGATCGTGCATGCAGGAGAGAATGCAGTGTTGAATCACACAAATGAAGTTTTCCTTACAGATAAGCAG gCGCTTGAGATTGAAGAACTGAAGCAGAAGGTGGCTGAAATGACAGAGTCAAAAGAGCATTTAGAACTTCGGAACCAGAAACTGGTGGAGGAAAGTTCATATGCCAAAGGTTTAGCCTCAGCTGCTGCTGTTGAGCTCAAGGCATTATCAGAGGAAGTTGCCAAACTCATGAATCATAATGAGAGACTAGCTGCTGAGCTGGCTGCATCTAAGAACTCCCCCACCCAGCGTCGAAGTGGTAACACACTCCGGAATGGTCGAAGAGAGAGTCACGTCAAACAGAATGACCACAGTGGGCCCGTCtcagaaatgaagagagaaCTGGCCATGAGTAAGGAGAGAGAGCTTTCATATGAGGCGGCTCTTACGGAGAAGGATAAAAGAGAGGCTGAGCTTCAGAGAAGGGTTGAGGAATCCAAGCAAAGAGAAGCCTACTTGGAAAATGAACTTGCTAACATGTGGGTTCTTGTGGCAAAGTTGAAAAAAACTCATGGAGCTGAAACTGATGCTTCTGAATCAACAAGAGAGACCAGACTAACTGATGGCTTGGGGGGATGGTAG
- the LOC133720399 gene encoding kinesin-like protein KIN-7K, chloroplastic isoform X2, translating to MRLASSKRLQTESFFFVCHTWRSIMRSVSFQVVNDLLNPAGQNLRIREDAQGTFVEGIKEEVVLSPAHALSLIAAGEEHRHVGSTNFNLLSSRSHTIFTLTIESSPCGENSEGEAVNLSQLNLIDLAGSESSKAETTGVRRKEGSYINKSLLTLGTVISKLTDGRATHIPYRDSKLTRLLQSSLSGHGRVSLICTVTPSSSSSEETHNTLKFAHRAKHIEIQAAQNKIIDEKSLIKKYQNEIRNLKEELEQLKKGIVTVPQLKDAGENDILLLKQKLEDGKFKLQSRLEQEEEAKAALLGRIQRLTKLILVSTKATQPSRFPHRPGLRRRHSFGEEELAYLPYKRRDLILEDENIDLFVSPLEGNTETAGDTLKEDKKTRKHGLLNWLKLRKRDSGGGTLTSTSDKSSGMKSTSQPSTPQAENINFHAESRLSHSLLTESSPSADLLIDAIEDREVPQDKFLGQETPTTSIKSIDQIDLLREQQKILSGEVALHSSALKRLSEEVAKNPQKDGLNMEMRKLKDEIKAKNEQIALLEKKIADSLIVSPTKMDQIEISQSIAEVVAQLNEKSFELEVKAADNRIIQEQLEQKICECKELQETVASLKQQLSEALEFRNLSPIIGSQTDSRIVHAGENAVLNHTNEVFLTDKQALEIEELKQKVAEMTESKEHLELRNQKLVEESSYAKGLASAAAVELKALSEEVAKLMNHNERLAAELAASKNSPTQRRSGNTLRNGRRESHVKQNDHSGPVSEMKRELAMSKERELSYEAALTEKDKREAELQRRVEESKQREAYLENELANMWVLVAKLKKTHGAETDASESTRETRLTDGLGGW from the exons ATGCGTTTAGCATCATCCAAGAG ACTCCAAACCGAGAGTTTCTTCTTCGTGTGTCATACTTGGAGATCTATAATGAG GTCTGTTTCATTCCAGGTTGTTAATGACTTGTTGAATCCAGCAGGACAGAATTTACGAATTAGAGAGGATGCTCAG GGCACCTttgttgaaggaataaaggaagAAGTAGTGCTATCCCCAGCTCATGCCCTGTCACTTATAGCAGCTGGAGAAG AGCACAGGCATGTTGGATCAACAAATTTCAATTTACTCAGTAGCAGGAGCCATACTATATTTACACTG ACAATCGAGAGTAGTCCGTGTGGGGAAAATAGTGAAGGTGAAGCTGTAAATCTGTCGCAATTG AACCTCATTGATCTGGCTGGTTCTGAGAGCTCAAAAGCTGAAACTACTGGTGTCAGACGAAAAGAAGGATCCTATATTAATAAGAGTCTGCTAACTCTAGGAACT GTTATATCAAAGTTGACGGATGGGAGGGCTACTCATATACCCTACAGGGATTCTAAACTGACCCGACTTCTCCAATCTTCGCTAAGCGGTCATGGGCGTGTCTCT CTCATCTGCACTGTTACTCCTTCATCAAGCAGTTCAGAAGAGACGCATAATACATTAAAGTTTGCGCACCGGGCAAAGCACATTGAAATTCAAGCAGCACAAAATAAG ATTATTGATGAGAAGTCACTTATCAAGAAATATCAAAATGAGATTCGTAATTTAAAGGAAGAGTTAGAACAGTTGAAGAAGGGTATTGTTACAGTTCCTCAACTAAAAGATGCTGGCGAAAATGATATTCTGCTTCtaaaacaaaag TTAGAAGATGGCAAATTCAAACTGCAATCAAGATTGGAACAAGAGGAAGAAGCCAAAGCTGCTTTGTTAGGAAGAATCCAAAGGTTGACAAAGTTGATTTTGGTCTCCACAAAAGCAACACAGCCATCAAGGTTTCCTCACCGACCTGGTCTTAGAAGAAGACATTCCTTTGGGGAAGAGGAG CTTGCATATCTACCATACAAAAGGCGGGACTTGATTTTAGAGGATGAAAACATTGACTTGTTTGTTTCTCCTCTTGAGGGGAATACTGAAACTGCTGGTGATACACTGAAGGAGGATAAGAAGACTCGGAAGCATGGACTGTTAAACTGGTTAAAGCTACGG AAACGAGATAGTGGTGGTGGGACATTGACAAGCACTAGTGATAAATCCAGTGGAATGAAATCTACTAGTCAACCATCAACACCTCAAGCAGAAAATATTAATTTTCATGCAGAATCGAGGCTTTCCCATTCTCTACTTACAGAGAGCTCTCCATCTGCTGATCTTTTGATTGATGCCATAGAGGATAGAGAGGTACCTCAGGATAAATTCCTGGGACAAGAGACACCTACG ACCAGCATAAAATCAATTGATCAGATCGATCTATTAAGAGAGCAGCAAAAAATCTTGTCCGGAGAGGTAGCACTCCATTCAAGTGCACTGAAGCGTTTGTCTGAGGAGGTGGCAAAAAACCCCCAGAAGGACGGATTAAAT ATGGAGATGCGAAAGTTAAAAGATGAAATCAAGGCGAAGAATGAACAAATAGCTCTGCTGGAAAAGAAAATTGCCGATTCGTTGATTGTTTCACCCACCAAAATGGATCAAATCGAAATATCCCAA TCTATTGCCGAAGTGGTGGCACAATTGAATGAGAAGTCCTTCGAACTCGAG GTTAAAGCTGCTGATAATCGTATTATTCAAGAGCAGCTAGAACAAAAG ATCTGCGAATGCAAAGAATTGCAGGAAACAGTTGCCTCCCTGAAGCAGCAGCTCTCTGAGGCACTGGAGTTTAGAAATTTGAGTCCAATAATCGGTTCGCAAACTGACTCAAGGATCGTGCATGCAGGAGAGAATGCAGTGTTGAATCACACAAATGAAGTTTTCCTTACAGATAAGCAG gCGCTTGAGATTGAAGAACTGAAGCAGAAGGTGGCTGAAATGACAGAGTCAAAAGAGCATTTAGAACTTCGGAACCAGAAACTGGTGGAGGAAAGTTCATATGCCAAAGGTTTAGCCTCAGCTGCTGCTGTTGAGCTCAAGGCATTATCAGAGGAAGTTGCCAAACTCATGAATCATAATGAGAGACTAGCTGCTGAGCTGGCTGCATCTAAGAACTCCCCCACCCAGCGTCGAAGTGGTAACACACTCCGGAATGGTCGAAGAGAGAGTCACGTCAAACAGAATGACCACAGTGGGCCCGTCtcagaaatgaagagagaaCTGGCCATGAGTAAGGAGAGAGAGCTTTCATATGAGGCGGCTCTTACGGAGAAGGATAAAAGAGAGGCTGAGCTTCAGAGAAGGGTTGAGGAATCCAAGCAAAGAGAAGCCTACTTGGAAAATGAACTTGCTAACATGTGGGTTCTTGTGGCAAAGTTGAAAAAAACTCATGGAGCTGAAACTGATGCTTCTGAATCAACAAGAGAGACCAGACTAACTGATGGCTTGGGGGGATGGTAG
- the LOC133723030 gene encoding uncharacterized protein LOC133723030, with amino-acid sequence MAPSSEANSVNSTATSGPGEVYKCRHCEKTFRNGQALGGHQNAHRGVHRGVMRRIANAMGSLRSPQQLAAGPSSFESGEVNQVVHLRRTTEPEKPPEGKTRIFLEEWRDKAAADSDSERTVSQSIVPKRPCYKRKGEEVMSTPHNIDLDLKLGL; translated from the coding sequence ATGGCACCGAGCAGTGAAGCAAACTCAGTCAACAGCACGGCAACCTCAGGCCCTGGAGAGGTTTATAAGTGCCGCCACTGCGAAAAAACCTTCCGCAATGGTCAGGCTCTGGGCGGCCACCAGAATGCCCACCGCGGCGTTCATAGGGGGGTCATGAGGAGAATAGCTAATGCTATGGGCTCCCTCAGGAGCCCACAGCAGCTGGCTGCTGGTCCCTCATCGTTCGAATCCGGTGAGGTCAATCAGGTAGTCCACCTTAGAAGGACGACAGAACCGGAGAAGCCTCCAGAGGGTAAAACAAGAATCTTTCTTGAAGAATGGAGGGACAAAGCAGCTGCAGACTCGGATTCAGAAAGAACAGTCTCTCAGTCAATTGTTCCCAAGAGACCTTGTTATAAGAGAAAAGGGGAAGAAGTGATGAGTACTCCCCATAATATAGATTTGGACCTCAAATTAGGTTTGTGA